Proteins co-encoded in one Natronorubrum daqingense genomic window:
- a CDS encoding DUF7108 family protein — protein MTDSSEAHADSASDVAADRDEHDRDEDAESDENSELPAGVVDEAERLTRLERSVADDDEARAHATRRETLLTEHDFTSRVREDDGEDVLVLHPDEWHDDQENVIRTDRIDDTSRAVELPLEGTRDPDDWDAVDAHNRTLVEQVRSEYGDVHGDNVASLADFVGNHYAKRIEDLTDEELEEFRTEYFVRNVWPSERQREALEESLEYVYEQGGESTPGPHDR, from the coding sequence ATGACCGACTCGAGCGAGGCCCATGCAGATTCCGCGTCCGACGTCGCGGCGGATCGAGACGAGCACGACCGGGACGAAGACGCCGAGTCAGACGAGAACTCGGAGCTTCCGGCCGGCGTCGTCGACGAAGCGGAGCGACTCACGCGACTCGAGCGTTCCGTCGCCGACGACGATGAAGCGCGAGCACACGCGACGCGGCGAGAAACGCTCCTCACCGAGCACGACTTCACGTCGCGGGTTCGCGAGGACGACGGTGAGGACGTGCTAGTTTTGCACCCGGACGAGTGGCACGACGACCAGGAAAATGTCATCCGAACCGACCGAATCGACGATACGTCCCGTGCCGTCGAACTCCCGCTCGAAGGGACGAGAGACCCCGACGATTGGGACGCGGTGGACGCGCACAATCGCACGCTCGTCGAACAGGTTCGATCGGAGTACGGCGACGTTCACGGCGACAACGTTGCTTCGCTCGCGGATTTCGTCGGTAATCACTACGCAAAACGGATCGAGGACCTCACCGACGAGGAACTCGAGGAGTTTCGAACGGAGTACTTCGTGCGAAACGTCTGGCCGTCCGAACGACAACGGGAGGCACTCGAGGAGTCACTCGAGTACGTGTACGAACAGGGTGGGGAATCGACCCCGGGCCCGCACGATCGGTAA
- a CDS encoding endonuclease III domain-containing protein has protein sequence MSDDSEPTANISGGTAGGGVAVEFDPASADTRAEEIVDRLGERYWQKTYGGQDAFTCLVRTILSQNTSDKASQPAHDALLERYGGEGDLAASLATAERSQLAETISAAGLYNQKSKIMIETAEWVLEAFGSADAFDEYVTDEAPETVRDTLLSVRGVGPKTADCVLLFAGGRPGVFPVDTHVHRIYRRLGIAPADADHETVREVLEREVPAPKCGFAHTATIQFGREYCTARKPACLEDPDACPMGDLCEQVGVYPETDDVIDPADAPE, from the coding sequence ATGAGCGACGATTCCGAGCCGACGGCCAACATTAGCGGCGGCACGGCTGGCGGCGGCGTGGCCGTCGAGTTCGACCCCGCGAGCGCGGACACTCGCGCGGAAGAAATCGTCGACCGATTAGGCGAACGCTACTGGCAGAAGACCTACGGCGGACAGGACGCCTTCACCTGCCTCGTCCGCACGATCTTGAGTCAGAATACGAGCGACAAAGCGAGTCAGCCTGCCCACGACGCGTTGCTCGAGCGCTACGGTGGGGAGGGAGACCTCGCTGCGTCCCTCGCCACTGCCGAACGCTCCCAGCTCGCCGAAACGATCAGCGCCGCAGGGCTCTACAACCAGAAGTCCAAAATCATGATCGAGACGGCCGAGTGGGTGCTCGAGGCGTTCGGCTCCGCCGATGCCTTCGACGAGTACGTCACGGACGAGGCGCCGGAGACGGTTCGTGACACGCTTCTCTCCGTCCGCGGCGTCGGGCCGAAGACTGCCGACTGCGTCCTGCTCTTCGCGGGGGGCCGCCCCGGCGTTTTTCCCGTCGATACGCACGTCCACAGAATCTATCGCCGCCTCGGAATTGCGCCGGCCGACGCGGATCACGAAACCGTCAGGGAGGTCCTCGAGCGCGAGGTTCCCGCCCCAAAGTGTGGCTTCGCCCACACCGCGACGATCCAATTCGGCCGCGAGTACTGCACGGCCCGAAAACCGGCCTGTCTCGAGGATCCCGACGCCTGTCCGATGGGTGATCTGTGCGAGCAAGTCGGCGTCTACCCGGAGACGGACGACGTAATCGATCCGGCGGATGCGCCCGAGTGA
- a CDS encoding NrpR regulatory domain-containing protein, whose translation MADSLDRRSYDLLRLIADREPIGSIRLVESMQQRGYSIKGRTVRLALSDLDERGLTEKVPGKGRRLTDDGRAELSRGDIHGRREQVRARIATLTSQVTYDPFDDTGEVIASRAIVPGDHVDDALETLAALSETPVGPVPVAIEQGDDEYRLLVPSSLTLDGVLLARGIRTDLETAGLAEFHSDPDAAESPASTAPHVGTRNGGTIVRYTDAISGKQSTMDVVSLLLEAGRTTTNRLLEGEDSALLVVDNREIPLARYEETRDISDAVRSRLGGILDLRRPRASGPFPLETPSWDFASLTYGAGEIALSVLVERSLPTSFETLAGLTARSEFESAANASRM comes from the coding sequence ATGGCCGACTCTCTCGATCGTCGATCGTACGATCTCTTGCGTCTCATCGCCGACCGCGAGCCGATCGGCAGCATTCGACTGGTGGAGTCCATGCAACAGCGAGGGTACTCGATCAAAGGACGAACCGTTCGCCTCGCGCTCTCCGATCTCGACGAACGCGGACTGACGGAGAAAGTTCCCGGAAAGGGACGCCGCCTCACCGACGACGGCCGAGCGGAACTCTCGAGAGGCGATATTCACGGTCGGCGCGAACAGGTGCGCGCACGAATTGCGACGCTGACGAGCCAGGTCACGTACGACCCGTTCGACGATACCGGCGAGGTCATCGCCTCTCGAGCGATCGTTCCGGGCGACCACGTCGACGACGCGCTCGAGACGCTCGCGGCACTCAGCGAAACACCGGTTGGACCCGTCCCGGTAGCGATCGAGCAGGGTGACGACGAGTATCGACTGCTCGTCCCGTCGAGTCTCACGCTCGACGGCGTTTTGCTCGCTCGCGGGATCAGAACGGACCTCGAGACGGCGGGGCTCGCGGAGTTCCACTCCGATCCGGACGCAGCGGAGAGCCCCGCGTCCACCGCCCCTCACGTCGGCACTCGAAACGGCGGGACCATCGTTCGCTACACCGACGCGATCAGCGGAAAGCAATCCACGATGGACGTCGTCTCCCTGTTGCTCGAGGCCGGTCGAACGACCACGAACCGGCTACTCGAGGGTGAGGATTCTGCCCTGCTGGTCGTCGACAACCGCGAAATTCCGCTCGCTCGCTACGAGGAGACGCGCGATATTTCGGACGCTGTTCGAAGCCGTCTCGGTGGCATACTCGATCTCCGACGCCCGCGAGCGAGCGGACCGTTCCCGCTCGAGACGCCGTCGTGGGATTTTGCCTCGCTCACGTACGGTGCGGGTGAAATTGCCCTCTCGGTACTCGTCGAGCGCTCGCTACCAACGTCGTTCGAAACGCTCGCCGGACTGACGGCTCGGAGCGAGTTCGAATCCGCTGCGAACGCGAGTCGCATGTGA
- a CDS encoding transcription initiation factor IIB, which yields MTRSTRQRERMRETDETEDQEGVRACPECESDNLVKDSDRGELICEDCGLVVEEEKIDPGPEWRAFNHQERQEKSRVGAPTTQTMHDKGLTTTIDWKDKDAYGRSISSKKRSQMHRLRKWQERIRTKDAGERNLQFALSEIDRMASALGVPRSVREVASVIYRRALKEDLIRGRSIEGVATSALYAACRKEGIPRSLEEISEVSRVERKEIGRTYRYISQELGLEMRPVDPKKYVPRFCSELELSEEVQTKANEIIEKTAEEGLLSGKSPTGYAAAAIYAASLLCNEKKTQREVADVAQVTEVTIRNRYQEQIEAMGIHG from the coding sequence ATGACACGGTCCACCCGCCAGCGGGAGCGAATGCGTGAGACGGACGAGACCGAAGACCAGGAGGGGGTTCGTGCGTGCCCCGAGTGCGAATCGGATAATCTCGTTAAGGACTCCGACCGGGGTGAGCTCATCTGTGAAGACTGTGGGCTCGTCGTGGAGGAAGAAAAGATCGATCCTGGACCCGAGTGGCGTGCGTTCAACCATCAGGAACGCCAGGAGAAGTCTCGTGTCGGTGCGCCGACGACACAGACGATGCACGACAAGGGGCTGACGACGACGATCGACTGGAAGGACAAAGACGCCTACGGTCGTTCTATCTCGTCCAAAAAACGCAGTCAGATGCACCGACTGCGCAAGTGGCAAGAACGCATCCGAACCAAAGACGCCGGCGAACGAAACCTGCAGTTCGCACTCAGCGAAATTGACCGAATGGCATCCGCGCTGGGTGTCCCACGGTCCGTCCGTGAGGTCGCGTCGGTCATCTATCGACGTGCACTCAAAGAAGACCTCATCCGCGGACGATCCATCGAAGGTGTCGCGACCTCTGCGCTGTACGCTGCCTGTCGAAAGGAAGGCATCCCGCGGAGCTTAGAGGAAATTTCGGAAGTCTCACGCGTCGAACGAAAGGAGATCGGTCGCACGTATCGGTACATCTCGCAGGAACTCGGCCTCGAGATGCGCCCCGTCGACCCGAAAAAGTACGTCCCGCGCTTTTGTTCCGAACTCGAGCTGTCCGAAGAAGTCCAGACCAAGGCCAACGAAATCATCGAGAAAACGGCCGAGGAAGGACTCCTCTCGGGCAAGTCACCGACCGGCTACGCTGCCGCCGCGATTTACGCTGCGTCGTTGCTCTGCAACGAGAAGAAGACGCAACGTGAAGTCGCCGACGTCGCCCAGGTCACTGAGGTGACGATCCGGAATCGGTATCAAGAGCAGATCGAAGCGATGGGAATTCACGGCTAA
- a CDS encoding agmatinase family protein, which translates to MSEESPASAFRERTTGSDVELAYAGHNTFLKGDPRSVDDLDDVDVAVLGAPYDGAVSNRPGARYGPEAIRRASAWWAYLSGYKGGLTNMDSGKQVDFSRFAVADCGDVPVFPMDRETTAESITAHVATAAERAFPVVLGGDHYCTYPSVTGFAEGIDADSIGFVQIDAHTDTVSESAVFGEHFHGSPTHHIADSEYAAYENVSHVGIRGYEGPAFFEFADESGLNLFTMADVRERGIRSVVTDAIDAAADGVDAVYVTFDIDGVDPAVAPGTGTPVPGGLSAREALTVMDILGARDSVGAVDLMEVAPTYDPTEGTQRLAAYLLVRFLEQKFASA; encoded by the coding sequence ATGAGCGAAGAATCCCCCGCGTCGGCGTTTCGCGAGCGGACGACTGGATCGGACGTCGAACTGGCCTACGCAGGTCACAACACGTTCCTGAAAGGCGACCCCCGCAGCGTCGACGACCTCGACGACGTCGACGTGGCGGTGCTCGGCGCACCCTACGACGGCGCGGTCAGCAACCGTCCGGGCGCGCGATACGGTCCCGAGGCAATTCGACGAGCCAGCGCCTGGTGGGCGTACCTCTCGGGGTACAAGGGCGGCCTGACGAACATGGACAGCGGGAAGCAAGTCGACTTCTCCCGGTTCGCCGTCGCGGACTGTGGCGACGTGCCAGTCTTCCCGATGGATCGAGAGACGACGGCCGAGAGCATCACGGCTCACGTCGCGACGGCGGCCGAACGGGCGTTTCCGGTGGTACTCGGCGGCGACCACTACTGTACGTACCCCTCGGTGACGGGCTTCGCGGAGGGGATCGACGCCGACAGTATCGGATTCGTCCAGATCGACGCGCATACGGATACCGTCAGCGAGAGCGCCGTCTTCGGCGAGCACTTCCACGGCTCGCCGACCCACCACATCGCCGACTCCGAGTACGCGGCGTACGAGAACGTGAGCCACGTCGGCATTCGTGGCTACGAGGGTCCGGCCTTCTTCGAGTTCGCCGACGAGTCCGGATTGAATCTCTTCACGATGGCCGACGTGCGCGAGCGAGGGATCCGTTCGGTCGTTACCGACGCGATCGACGCGGCCGCCGACGGCGTCGACGCCGTCTACGTCACCTTCGACATCGACGGCGTCGACCCGGCCGTCGCACCCGGCACCGGAACTCCCGTTCCCGGCGGACTCTCCGCCAGAGAAGCGCTCACCGTGATGGACATCCTCGGCGCTCGAGACAGCGTCGGGGCGGTAGACCTGATGGAAGTCGCGCCGACGTACGACCCGACCGAGGGCACCCAGCGGCTCGCGGCGTACCTCCTCGTGCGATTCCTCGAGCAAAAATTCGCCAGCGCATAA
- a CDS encoding alkaline phosphatase family protein — protein sequence MGLFDRLRGDETPRVAFIGIDGVPYSLLSENEELFPNVAAIADDGTAGEISSIVPPESSACWPSLTTGKNPGETGVYGFQDREVGTYDTYVPMGNEVQADRVWDRVQEEGRRATVMNVPVTFPPQRNVQRMVSGFLSPDLEKAAYPDDVRDYLESLDYRIDVNPKLGHEADKGDFIEDAHATLDARFEAFEHYIEEDDWDLFFGVFMTTDRVNHFLFKDYERDGEYKDDFIEFYQKVDDYIGRLREALPEDVTMIVASDHGFTSLDYEVHFNEWLREEGWLSFDTDEPQELGDIADETTAYSFIPGRFYINLEGREPRGSVSEDEYDDVRDELKADLEALEGPEGNPVVDRVVEKEAAFRGDHDDIAPDLVAIPNNGFDLKSGFKADSDVFTTGPRNGMHSFDDTSLYIDHPDATIGDADLFDITPTILDLMDVEYSRGDFDGASLI from the coding sequence ATGGGTCTGTTCGACCGATTGCGGGGCGATGAAACGCCTCGAGTCGCATTTATCGGGATTGACGGCGTGCCGTACAGTCTCCTCTCGGAGAACGAAGAACTGTTTCCGAACGTCGCCGCGATCGCCGACGACGGGACGGCCGGCGAAATATCGAGTATCGTCCCGCCCGAATCCAGCGCCTGCTGGCCATCGTTGACCACCGGTAAGAATCCGGGAGAAACTGGTGTCTACGGCTTCCAGGATCGGGAGGTCGGCACCTACGATACGTACGTTCCGATGGGCAACGAGGTCCAGGCCGATCGCGTCTGGGATCGCGTCCAGGAGGAGGGACGGCGGGCGACGGTGATGAACGTCCCCGTCACGTTCCCACCGCAACGAAACGTCCAGCGGATGGTCTCCGGCTTTCTCTCGCCCGACCTCGAGAAGGCAGCGTATCCGGACGACGTTCGCGACTACCTCGAGTCACTCGACTACCGTATCGACGTCAACCCGAAACTCGGTCACGAGGCGGACAAAGGGGACTTCATCGAGGACGCTCACGCGACCCTCGACGCACGCTTCGAGGCGTTCGAACACTACATCGAGGAGGACGACTGGGACCTGTTCTTCGGCGTCTTCATGACGACCGACCGAGTCAACCACTTCCTCTTCAAGGACTACGAACGCGACGGAGAGTACAAGGACGACTTTATCGAGTTCTACCAAAAGGTCGACGACTACATCGGCCGATTGCGCGAGGCCTTGCCCGAGGACGTGACGATGATCGTCGCCTCCGATCACGGCTTTACGAGCCTCGACTACGAGGTCCACTTCAACGAGTGGCTTCGCGAGGAAGGGTGGCTCTCCTTCGACACCGACGAGCCACAGGAACTGGGCGACATCGCCGACGAGACCACAGCCTACTCGTTCATCCCCGGGCGGTTCTACATCAATCTCGAGGGCCGCGAGCCCCGCGGCAGCGTCTCCGAAGACGAGTACGACGACGTCCGCGACGAACTCAAAGCCGACCTCGAGGCACTCGAGGGGCCCGAGGGCAACCCGGTCGTCGACCGCGTCGTCGAGAAGGAAGCGGCGTTCCGGGGCGACCACGACGACATCGCGCCGGATCTCGTCGCGATTCCGAACAACGGCTTCGACCTCAAGTCCGGTTTCAAGGCCGATTCGGACGTCTTCACGACGGGTCCGCGAAACGGAATGCACAGCTTCGACGACACCTCGCTGTACATCGATCATCCCGACGCGACGATCGGCGACGCCGACCTCTTCGACATCACGCCGACTATCCTCGACCTCATGGACGTCGAGTACAGTCGCGGCGATTTCGACGGTGCGAGCCTGATCTAA
- a CDS encoding sodium:solute symporter, with the protein MTELLIDGSIVALYFAAMVGVGYWGYRQSESLDDYFVAGRNIPLWMYIPVMSAVILGGASTVGGGGLGYEHGVSGAWLTIWLGVGVAVIGVLISTDLANLEAYTIGDILERRFDKYSGTVGAAIAGVYALTIAITQIISIATALTALFAIDMTTTIITAGVIVVVYTALGGMLSVTITDFVQWFIMTIGIFLLALPLGLVEVGGVSGLSAELEPSYFSPTGIGVSTVVSYFLLYCLGIMIGQDIWQRVFTADSPETARIGNIATGAYAIFYGIATAVLGMIALLLFPGLDNPDLALPMMVLEVIPVGLSGLILAGFISAMMSTADSALLASSTLFTNDVYKRFVDDDASDEKYTLISRLLILVLGAGATATAVWIGDVVNALTLAYNLLVGSIFVPIFGAFFWKGATWQGAISSIVVSNVAVVGSMALYGFGSDLPIVTGLGVSLVCFVVVSFLTGPPSGREDTEWMDTEATDHFD; encoded by the coding sequence ATGACAGAGTTACTCATTGACGGCTCGATCGTCGCACTCTACTTCGCGGCGATGGTCGGCGTCGGGTACTGGGGGTACCGACAGTCGGAGTCGCTCGACGACTACTTCGTCGCCGGCCGGAACATCCCGCTGTGGATGTACATTCCGGTGATGTCGGCAGTTATTCTCGGCGGTGCGTCGACGGTCGGCGGTGGCGGACTCGGCTACGAACACGGGGTCTCCGGTGCCTGGCTCACTATCTGGCTCGGCGTCGGCGTCGCCGTGATCGGCGTGCTCATCTCCACCGACCTGGCGAACCTCGAGGCCTACACGATCGGCGACATTCTCGAGCGTCGATTCGACAAGTACTCCGGAACCGTCGGCGCGGCGATCGCGGGCGTCTACGCGCTGACGATCGCGATCACGCAGATCATCTCGATCGCGACGGCGCTCACGGCGCTCTTCGCGATCGACATGACGACGACGATTATCACCGCCGGCGTGATCGTGGTTGTCTACACCGCACTCGGCGGCATGCTGTCGGTGACGATTACCGACTTCGTTCAGTGGTTCATCATGACGATCGGGATCTTCCTGCTCGCGCTGCCGCTCGGTCTCGTCGAGGTCGGCGGCGTCTCGGGACTGAGTGCCGAACTCGAGCCCTCCTACTTCAGTCCCACCGGAATCGGCGTCTCGACGGTCGTGAGCTACTTCCTCCTGTACTGTCTGGGGATCATGATCGGCCAGGACATCTGGCAGCGCGTCTTCACGGCCGACAGTCCCGAAACCGCTCGTATCGGTAACATCGCGACCGGTGCGTACGCGATCTTCTACGGAATCGCGACGGCCGTCCTCGGCATGATCGCGTTGCTCCTGTTTCCGGGACTCGACAACCCCGACCTCGCACTCCCGATGATGGTCCTCGAGGTCATCCCCGTCGGTCTCTCGGGACTCATCCTCGCCGGGTTCATCTCCGCGATGATGTCGACCGCCGACTCGGCGCTGCTGGCCTCGAGCACCCTCTTCACGAACGACGTCTACAAGCGCTTCGTCGACGACGACGCTTCGGACGAGAAGTACACGCTGATCTCTCGACTGTTGATTCTCGTTCTCGGCGCGGGTGCGACCGCGACGGCCGTCTGGATCGGCGATGTCGTCAACGCGCTGACGCTCGCGTACAACCTGCTCGTCGGTTCGATCTTCGTTCCGATCTTCGGGGCGTTCTTCTGGAAGGGGGCGACCTGGCAGGGGGCGATCAGTTCGATCGTGGTCAGCAACGTCGCCGTCGTGGGAAGTATGGCGCTCTACGGCTTCGGATCCGACCTCCCGATCGTCACTGGACTGGGCGTCAGCCTCGTCTGCTTCGTCGTCGTCAGCTTTCTCACCGGGCCACCGTCCGGTAGAGAGGACACCGAGTGGATGGACACCGAGGCGACCGACCACTTCGACTAG
- a CDS encoding inorganic diphosphatase: protein MVNLWEDLETGPNPPEEIYAVVECLKGERNKYEYDKDVPGVVLDRVLHSNVHYPSDYGFIPQSYYDDEDPFDVLVLVEDQTFPGCVIEARPVALMKMDDDGEQDDKVIAVPSEDPRYDHIEDLDDITQQQLDEIDEFFATYKNLEEDKEVETLGWEDKQAAYDAIEHAQDLYEENFS from the coding sequence ATGGTCAACCTCTGGGAAGACCTCGAGACCGGACCGAACCCGCCCGAAGAGATCTACGCCGTCGTCGAGTGTCTCAAGGGTGAGCGAAACAAGTACGAGTACGACAAGGACGTGCCGGGCGTCGTCCTCGATCGGGTGCTTCACAGCAACGTTCACTACCCGAGCGACTACGGCTTCATCCCGCAGTCGTACTACGACGACGAGGATCCCTTCGACGTGCTGGTACTCGTCGAGGATCAGACGTTCCCCGGCTGCGTCATCGAAGCCCGTCCCGTTGCGCTGATGAAGATGGACGACGACGGCGAGCAAGACGACAAGGTCATCGCCGTTCCGAGCGAGGACCCGCGCTACGACCACATCGAGGACCTCGACGACATCACCCAACAACAACTCGACGAGATCGACGAGTTCTTCGCGACCTACAAGAATTTAGAGGAGGACAAGGAAGTCGAGACGCTCGGCTGGGAGGACAAACAGGCCGCCTACGACGCGATCGAACACGCACAGGATCTCTACGAAGAGAACTTCTCCTAA
- the rnhA gene encoding ribonuclease HI, with product MPVIECDVETARERLEDAGVTVESGNTDHERWRASRGGATAVAYDDKVVIQGDSPRDIEAILRESGGRAHVYFDGACRGNPGPAATGWLIVTGDGIVAEGGERIGTATNNQAEYEALIEALEAAREYGYDEIHVRGDSELIVKQVRGEYNTNNPELREKRVTVHELLTSFDEWTLEHVPREVNDRADELANEALDGR from the coding sequence ATGCCGGTTATCGAGTGCGACGTCGAGACGGCTCGAGAACGACTCGAGGACGCAGGTGTGACGGTCGAGTCCGGAAACACGGATCACGAACGATGGCGAGCGAGTCGCGGCGGCGCGACAGCCGTGGCCTACGACGACAAAGTCGTGATTCAGGGCGACAGTCCACGAGACATCGAGGCCATTCTGCGCGAGAGTGGCGGTCGCGCACACGTCTACTTCGACGGCGCCTGTCGCGGCAACCCCGGTCCTGCGGCGACCGGCTGGCTCATCGTGACGGGAGACGGTATCGTCGCCGAGGGTGGCGAACGGATCGGTACCGCGACGAACAACCAAGCCGAGTACGAGGCGTTGATCGAGGCACTCGAGGCCGCTCGCGAGTACGGCTACGACGAAATTCACGTACGCGGTGACTCAGAGTTGATCGTCAAGCAGGTTCGCGGCGAGTACAACACGAACAACCCCGAACTCCGCGAGAAACGCGTCACGGTCCACGAACTTCTCACCTCGTTCGACGAGTGGACCCTCGAGCACGTGCCGCGCGAGGTCAACGATCGCGCAGACGAGTTAGCTAACGAAGCCCTCGACGGACGCTGA
- a CDS encoding aspartate aminotransferase family protein, whose translation MSEQTSRSNDAVTAQYDAYLTPIWKNLNVPIKRASGETLEDFDGNEYLDAFSGISVTNVGHNNEAVVEAAKDQLDEFVHGCSYVHPNAPVGELAERLASETPGDLTKSFFCNSGTEAVEGAIKLARKYTGSTEVLALEMGFHGRTLGSLALTGNKAYKNGMAPTINDVSHVEPPYGYRCPSCEGETCTAACAENVERVIGTHTADDLAAIVVEPVMGEGGIIVPPEGWLERVQEIAHEHDALLIADEVQTGYGRTGELWAVDHFDVVPDIITQAKGIANGLPLGAFTAREEIADAFESGDHLSTFGGNPVACAAALATLEELQDGIIDNAREQGAWLEDELAALESEFDVVGDTRGLGLMYGLEIVDPSTDGPRGVAPAPDAKLAKSVAADLREEGIVIGVGGYYSNVIRLQPPLTIDRSQLERIVAALRSALEAEEER comes from the coding sequence ATGTCAGAGCAGACGTCACGGTCGAACGACGCAGTAACGGCCCAGTACGACGCGTATCTCACACCGATCTGGAAGAACCTCAACGTGCCGATCAAACGCGCGTCGGGTGAAACGCTCGAGGATTTCGACGGCAACGAGTACCTCGACGCCTTTTCCGGAATTTCGGTGACGAACGTCGGACACAACAACGAAGCCGTCGTCGAGGCGGCGAAAGACCAACTCGACGAGTTCGTCCACGGCTGTTCGTACGTCCACCCGAACGCCCCCGTCGGGGAACTCGCCGAACGCCTCGCGTCGGAAACGCCGGGTGACCTCACCAAGTCCTTCTTCTGTAACTCCGGCACCGAAGCCGTCGAGGGTGCGATCAAGTTGGCCCGAAAGTACACCGGCAGCACGGAAGTGCTGGCCCTCGAGATGGGGTTCCACGGTCGAACCCTCGGGAGCCTCGCGTTGACCGGCAACAAGGCCTATAAGAACGGCATGGCACCGACGATAAACGACGTCTCACACGTCGAGCCACCCTACGGCTATCGGTGCCCCTCCTGTGAGGGCGAGACGTGTACGGCTGCCTGCGCCGAGAACGTCGAACGGGTCATCGGCACCCACACCGCAGACGACCTCGCAGCCATCGTCGTCGAACCCGTCATGGGCGAAGGGGGCATCATCGTCCCGCCGGAGGGCTGGCTCGAGCGCGTCCAAGAGATCGCCCACGAGCACGACGCGCTGTTGATCGCCGATGAGGTCCAGACCGGCTACGGTCGGACCGGCGAACTCTGGGCCGTCGATCACTTCGACGTCGTTCCGGACATCATCACGCAGGCGAAGGGAATCGCCAACGGCCTCCCGCTGGGCGCGTTCACCGCCCGCGAGGAGATCGCAGACGCCTTCGAGTCGGGAGACCACCTCTCGACCTTCGGCGGGAATCCGGTCGCCTGCGCGGCCGCGCTGGCGACGCTCGAGGAACTGCAGGACGGGATTATCGACAACGCACGCGAACAGGGTGCGTGGCTGGAAGACGAACTCGCAGCACTCGAGTCCGAATTCGACGTCGTCGGCGACACGCGTGGACTCGGACTAATGTACGGCCTCGAGATCGTCGATCCGTCCACCGACGGGCCGCGAGGCGTCGCACCGGCACCGGACGCGAAATTGGCGAAGTCCGTCGCGGCCGACCTCCGCGAGGAAGGCATCGTCATCGGCGTCGGCGGCTACTACTCGAACGTCATCCGTCTTCAACCGCCGCTGACGATCGATCGCTCGCAACTCGAGCGGATCGTAGCCGCGCTCCGCTCGGCGCTCGAGGCGGAGGAGGAACGATGA
- a CDS encoding DUF371 domain-containing protein, producing MSLEEVIHARGHEHVTAEHASTFEVTTDDYLTPAGDCILAVDADRAPTDFDPEFVDACRDSDATITITIEAGGHADSVTGRGDPDLKLTNERSIVGRTSEYVDDRTIVNDAEFAAEGFDRELVDALADGAEATVTISVE from the coding sequence ATGTCTCTCGAGGAAGTCATCCACGCTCGCGGTCACGAGCACGTTACAGCCGAGCACGCGAGCACGTTCGAGGTCACGACGGACGACTATCTCACCCCGGCGGGCGACTGCATTCTCGCGGTCGACGCCGACCGCGCGCCGACCGACTTCGACCCCGAATTCGTCGACGCCTGCCGGGACTCGGACGCGACGATCACGATCACGATCGAAGCTGGCGGCCACGCGGATTCCGTCACGGGCCGTGGCGATCCCGACCTCAAGTTGACCAACGAGCGGAGCATCGTCGGCCGGACGAGCGAGTACGTCGACGACCGAACGATCGTGAACGACGCCGAGTTCGCAGCCGAGGGCTTCGATCGAGAGCTCGTCGACGCGCTGGCCGACGGAGCCGAGGCGACGGTGACGATCAGCGTCGAGTGA
- a CDS encoding PadR family transcriptional regulator, protein MSEAQSITGEQSIARELTAFQNNILVILAKEPMYGLAIKRELEDYYGTEVNHGRLYPNLDELVELGLIEKSELDKRTNQYSLTDDGYDAVLDGVQWSLSKIVTGDDRAAEIEEIVQNSY, encoded by the coding sequence ATGTCAGAGGCACAATCAATTACCGGCGAACAGAGTATTGCACGCGAACTTACTGCGTTCCAGAACAACATCCTCGTCATTCTCGCAAAAGAGCCGATGTACGGCCTGGCGATCAAACGCGAACTCGAGGACTACTACGGAACGGAAGTAAATCACGGACGACTCTACCCGAACCTCGACGAACTCGTCGAACTCGGTCTCATCGAAAAGAGCGAACTCGACAAACGAACGAATCAGTACTCGCTCACCGACGACGGCTACGACGCCGTCCTCGACGGCGTTCAGTGGTCGCTCTCGAAAATCGTCACCGGCGACGACCGAGCGGCCGAAATCGAAGAAATCGTCCAGAACAGCTACTAA